In one window of Pseudodesulfovibrio sp. S3 DNA:
- a CDS encoding DUF6485 family protein, protein MKKKDQCPRSKINEQYCTCTYNCDKHGICCECLHYHRQRGELPACYFTVEEEKTYNRSVEFFVQRRA, encoded by the coding sequence ATGAAGAAAAAAGATCAATGCCCACGATCAAAGATAAACGAACAATACTGCACTTGCACCTACAACTGCGACAAGCACGGCATATGTTGTGAATGTCTCCATTACCATCGGCAGCGGGGCGAACTGCCAGCCTGTTATTTTACCGTGGAAGAAGAAAAGACCTACAACAGGTCGGTGGAGTTTTTTGTCCAGCGCAGGGCGTAG
- a CDS encoding Tex family protein: MTDTHIQTISRELSLKLQHVKAVAVLLEEGATVPFISRYRKEATGTMDEVGVAGVRDRLIELAELDKRREAILSSLTERDLLTDDLRQALEQAKDKARLEDVYLPYRPKRRTRAAVAKERGLEPLANALFSQRGLDPQREAARFVNPDKDVPDVAAALAGARDIIAENINENANARAAMRALFVKRGRFVSKVAKGKEEAGATYRDWFDWDEPLARVPGHRALAMFRGENEKLLKLSLRPPEEEASSLLRSSVLRGNGTDTQEVGLALDDCYKRLLGPSIENEVRAEVKKRADAEAIGVFAANLRELLLAAPLGQKRVLSLDPGFRTGAKLTVLDAQGALREHTTIFPTGSKKQQTEACETLRALCAKYEVEAIAIGNGTAGRETETFVRELNLGIPAVLVNESGASIYSASEVARREFPDLDLTVRGSASIGRRLMDPLAELVKIDPKSIGVGQYQHDVDQTALKKSLDDVVERCVNSVGVDLNTASRELLASVSGLGQILAENIVTHRDEHGPFGSRRELLKVKRLGPKAFEQAAGFLRVKGKEVLDGSAVHPERYALVKQMAKDVGCSVADLINNETARERVKIDNYISEDVGQPTLRDIMNELTKPGRDPRAEFSAFSFTEGVNDIKDLHEGMKLPGIVTNVTKFGAFVDIGVHRDGLVHISQLADKFIRDPSEVVTAGREVEVTVIGVDEKRGRINLSMKRNAGA, encoded by the coding sequence ATGACCGACACCCATATTCAAACCATATCCCGCGAACTGTCCCTCAAACTTCAGCATGTCAAAGCCGTGGCTGTCCTCCTGGAGGAAGGAGCCACAGTGCCGTTCATTTCCAGGTATCGCAAAGAAGCCACAGGCACCATGGATGAGGTGGGTGTGGCCGGAGTGCGTGACAGGCTGATTGAACTGGCGGAACTGGACAAGCGGCGCGAAGCGATCCTTTCATCTCTGACCGAACGAGACCTACTCACTGATGACCTCAGACAAGCTCTCGAACAGGCCAAGGACAAGGCGCGGCTTGAGGATGTCTATCTGCCCTACCGGCCCAAACGACGAACACGAGCGGCCGTAGCCAAGGAACGAGGCCTGGAACCTCTGGCGAACGCCCTTTTCAGCCAGCGCGGCTTGGACCCTCAGCGTGAGGCTGCGCGATTCGTGAATCCGGACAAGGACGTGCCCGATGTAGCTGCGGCCCTGGCCGGGGCTCGGGATATCATTGCCGAAAACATCAATGAAAACGCCAACGCACGGGCAGCCATGCGAGCCCTGTTCGTCAAACGTGGCCGATTTGTTTCAAAGGTCGCCAAAGGCAAGGAAGAAGCCGGGGCCACCTACCGCGACTGGTTTGATTGGGATGAACCGCTAGCACGGGTACCCGGACACCGGGCATTGGCCATGTTTCGGGGGGAAAACGAAAAACTGCTCAAACTCTCCCTGCGCCCGCCCGAGGAAGAGGCCTCCTCCCTCTTGCGGAGCTCTGTCCTGCGCGGCAATGGCACCGACACCCAGGAGGTGGGACTGGCTCTTGATGATTGCTATAAACGGCTTCTCGGTCCGTCCATAGAAAACGAGGTGCGTGCCGAAGTCAAAAAACGGGCTGACGCTGAAGCCATCGGCGTGTTCGCAGCCAACCTGCGCGAACTGTTGCTGGCTGCTCCGCTCGGGCAAAAGCGTGTGCTGTCCCTGGATCCCGGATTCCGTACCGGGGCCAAGCTTACTGTCCTCGATGCCCAGGGCGCGCTCCGGGAACACACCACCATTTTCCCCACAGGATCGAAAAAGCAACAGACCGAGGCCTGCGAGACCCTCCGCGCCCTGTGCGCAAAGTATGAAGTCGAGGCCATTGCCATTGGTAACGGCACAGCAGGACGCGAGACAGAGACCTTTGTCCGGGAACTGAACCTCGGCATCCCGGCCGTACTGGTCAACGAGTCCGGGGCATCAATTTACTCCGCATCGGAAGTCGCTCGACGGGAATTCCCGGATCTGGACCTGACCGTGCGCGGTTCGGCCTCCATCGGACGCAGACTCATGGACCCACTGGCCGAACTGGTCAAGATTGACCCGAAATCCATTGGGGTGGGCCAGTATCAACATGATGTGGATCAGACTGCTCTCAAGAAGAGCCTGGATGACGTGGTGGAACGGTGCGTCAACTCGGTGGGCGTGGACCTGAACACCGCAAGTCGTGAGTTGCTTGCATCCGTTTCCGGTCTCGGCCAGATCCTGGCGGAAAACATTGTGACCCACCGCGACGAGCACGGCCCGTTCGGTTCGCGCCGGGAATTGCTTAAGGTCAAACGCCTTGGGCCAAAGGCATTTGAGCAGGCCGCAGGTTTTTTGCGCGTCAAAGGAAAGGAAGTGCTGGACGGAAGTGCGGTCCACCCGGAGCGGTATGCACTCGTCAAGCAGATGGCAAAAGACGTTGGCTGTTCCGTGGCCGACCTGATCAACAACGAAACGGCCCGCGAACGAGTAAAGATCGACAACTATATCTCTGAAGATGTGGGACAGCCGACCCTGCGAGACATCATGAACGAACTGACCAAACCTGGTCGTGACCCGCGTGCCGAGTTCAGTGCCTTTTCATTTACCGAGGGCGTCAATGACATCAAGGACCTGCATGAAGGCATGAAACTACCGGGCATCGTCACCAACGTCACCAAATTCGGCGCGTTCGTGGACATCGGCGTACACCGTGACGGGCTGGTCCATATCAGCCAACTGGCCGACAAGTTCATTCGCGATCCGTCCGAAGTGGTCACCGCAGGCCGCGAAGTCGAGGTAACCGTTATAGGTGTGGATGAAAAACGCGGCCGCATCAATCTGAGCATGAAAAGAAACGCCGGAGCCTAA
- the secG gene encoding preprotein translocase subunit SecG: protein METIVIVIHVLACIFLIGAVMLQSGHEGMGVIFGGGSSTMFGSSGAGGLLVKVTAGLATVFLVTSLGYNILTGNKVSQEESIMLQGDTAVETTVPAEQAKPGITFKDAGEDAKSE from the coding sequence GTGGAAACCATAGTCATAGTCATCCATGTTTTGGCTTGCATATTTTTGATCGGCGCAGTAATGCTCCAATCCGGCCATGAAGGGATGGGAGTCATCTTTGGCGGCGGCAGCAGCACCATGTTTGGTAGCTCCGGCGCAGGCGGACTTCTGGTGAAAGTCACCGCAGGCCTTGCAACGGTTTTCCTGGTTACCTCCCTCGGTTATAACATCCTGACCGGTAACAAGGTTTCTCAAGAAGAATCCATCATGTTGCAGGGTGACACGGCGGTAGAAACCACGGTGCCGGCTGAACAGGCCAAGCCGGGTATCACCTTCAAGGACGCCGGAGAAGACGCCAAGAGCGAATAG
- a CDS encoding transcriptional regulator, translating to MLKFLVIGAALFLVYKLFMGDKKNKNMQNEKVVKEKVASGDMVKDPACGTYVDKDSDIRVREGDKVHVFCSYECRDKYLKQIQAKTTEKENN from the coding sequence ATGCTGAAGTTCTTAGTCATTGGCGCAGCACTTTTTCTTGTCTACAAGCTCTTCATGGGCGACAAGAAGAATAAGAATATGCAAAATGAGAAGGTCGTCAAAGAAAAGGTGGCCTCTGGTGATATGGTCAAGGATCCTGCTTGCGGAACCTATGTCGACAAAGACAGCGACATCCGCGTCCGGGAAGGGGATAAGGTCCATGTCTTCTGTTCCTATGAATGTCGCGACAAATACCTGAAGCAGATTCAGGCCAAAACGACCGAAAAAGAAAATAATTAG
- a CDS encoding NUDIX domain-containing protein: MIFNKKPIENEDNDHSVEIVDKKNRPLAILSKRSAHRQLLMHRSVQVLVFNPEKKIYLQKRNKNKQFFPGRWDISARTHPRAGESTYDAALRALHEELNLEIDHPQLIRELPASPETGFEHVTLYAVTKNTLPISPNIELASEGFYYSPEELTCLVKEFRELLTPNLVILWESGLLVPA; this comes from the coding sequence ATGATTTTCAATAAAAAACCGATCGAAAACGAAGACAATGACCACAGTGTGGAAATCGTTGATAAAAAGAATCGCCCTCTGGCTATCCTTTCCAAACGCTCAGCACATAGACAACTGCTGATGCACCGTTCGGTTCAGGTCCTTGTTTTTAATCCTGAAAAGAAGATTTACCTGCAAAAAAGAAACAAAAACAAACAGTTTTTCCCGGGGCGCTGGGATATCTCCGCCCGCACCCATCCCCGAGCCGGAGAATCGACCTATGACGCGGCCCTTCGCGCCCTCCATGAGGAATTGAACCTGGAGATAGATCACCCGCAACTGATCAGGGAACTGCCTGCCAGTCCTGAAACCGGATTCGAACATGTCACACTGTATGCTGTCACTAAAAACACACTGCCGATTTCTCCAAACATCGAATTGGCTTCAGAGGGATTCTACTACTCACCGGAAGAACTGACTTGCCTGGTCAAGGAGTTCAGAGAACTGCTCACGCCGAATCTGGTTATCCTGTGGGAGTCCGGTCTGTTGGTTCCGGCCTAA
- the rimI gene encoding ribosomal protein S18-alanine N-acetyltransferase produces the protein MKDTVVLLDESDVQELIDLEGLCFDYHWTQEQFLLGLKNKAFRVLGIRRGEALVGYMAFSLIVDEMEILNLAVHPEYRRQGLAEVLLGKCFEMCVSCNIKKSFLDVKRSNDPALALYRKFGYKRIGVRKNYYPDTKEDALLFRYDFSE, from the coding sequence ATGAAAGATACAGTGGTGCTGTTGGACGAATCCGATGTCCAGGAGCTTATTGATCTCGAGGGGCTGTGTTTTGATTACCATTGGACCCAAGAGCAGTTTCTTCTTGGATTAAAGAATAAGGCCTTTCGGGTGTTGGGGATTAGAAGGGGTGAAGCGCTGGTCGGATACATGGCTTTTTCGCTTATCGTAGATGAAATGGAAATACTGAACCTAGCCGTTCATCCGGAATACAGGCGGCAGGGACTGGCCGAGGTTCTTCTTGGTAAATGCTTTGAGATGTGTGTGAGTTGCAATATTAAAAAGAGCTTTTTGGACGTCAAGAGATCGAATGATCCGGCCTTGGCATTATATCGGAAATTCGGATACAAGAGAATTGGTGTGCGCAAAAATTATTATCCTGATACCAAGGAAGATGCGTTACTGTTTCGATATGATTTTTCGGAATAA
- a CDS encoding inositol monophosphatase family protein gives MDTFDANGIMESLKEIVVRAGDIVKDGASRTRKIRLKGRIDLVTETDLAVETMLKSELIKLLPDSDFLAEETAKNTDLGKCTWVIDPLDGTTNFAHGLPFVANSIGLWRHDRVVMGVINLPLMGEMFTAVEGQGAFLNGNSISVTDETDMEKSLLATGFPYDIEENLEDILKNLKVLLPLTRGIRRPGAAAMDLAYVACGRFEGFYERALNPWDTAAGILLVKEAGGMVSEYDTSRPYTFESGSILATNGGIHEELSRLLTAG, from the coding sequence ATGGATACGTTTGACGCCAATGGCATCATGGAAAGCCTCAAGGAAATCGTTGTCAGGGCCGGTGATATCGTCAAGGACGGCGCAAGTCGGACCCGGAAAATCCGTCTCAAGGGCAGGATCGATCTGGTTACCGAGACTGATTTGGCCGTTGAAACCATGCTCAAGTCAGAATTGATCAAACTGTTGCCCGATTCCGATTTTCTGGCGGAAGAAACAGCCAAGAATACCGACCTTGGGAAATGCACCTGGGTAATCGATCCTTTGGACGGAACCACCAATTTTGCTCACGGTCTGCCTTTTGTGGCTAATTCCATTGGGCTTTGGCGTCATGACCGTGTTGTGATGGGGGTGATTAATCTGCCCCTGATGGGGGAAATGTTCACTGCCGTGGAAGGGCAGGGGGCGTTTCTGAACGGAAACTCCATATCTGTGACAGACGAGACGGATATGGAGAAGTCCCTTCTGGCAACTGGGTTTCCCTATGACATAGAAGAAAATCTTGAGGATATTCTTAAAAATCTTAAAGTGTTGCTGCCGTTAACCAGAGGCATTCGCAGGCCGGGGGCGGCCGCCATGGATCTGGCGTATGTGGCTTGCGGTCGCTTTGAGGGGTTCTATGAGCGGGCTTTGAATCCTTGGGATACGGCTGCGGGAATCCTGCTCGTCAAGGAAGCAGGCGGAATGGTCAGTGAATATGATACATCCAGGCCCTATACGTTCGAATCAGGCAGCATTCTGGCGACCAACGGTGGAATTCATGAGGAACTGAGCAGGTTGCTGACCGCTGGTTAG
- a CDS encoding phosphoglycerate kinase: MLFIDQIDLAGKKLLFRVDFNVPIENGIITDDNRIKASLPTIQYALDKGAAVILCAHLGKPKGEVVPELSLGSVANRIGELLGVCVPLIPGRIGDQAVKMAASLQPGQVIMLDNLRFNPEETGKTPEARENFGKLLASLADIYVNDAFGVAHRENASVVDVPKYAKVCCAGFLLKREYEFLGKALKAPKRPYVCVSGGAKVSSKLGILNNLLGKVDDIIIGGAMANTFLLAMGYEVGQSLVERDLVDDAKAIMAKAESMGSALHLPVDFRYAKTHKAKKAEGICSAKAIPSDALVLDIGPETTQNFISILKKAKTVVWNGPMGLFETTAFAKGSLAVCEAIADLEDALTIVGGGDTDAVVHLLHLADKFSFISTGGGSFLEFLEGKELPAFKALKECSNK; encoded by the coding sequence ATGTTGTTTATCGATCAAATTGATTTAGCGGGAAAAAAATTGCTTTTTCGAGTGGATTTCAATGTTCCAATCGAAAACGGCATCATCACCGATGACAATCGGATCAAGGCTTCTCTGCCGACCATTCAATATGCTTTGGACAAAGGGGCAGCTGTCATTTTATGCGCTCATTTGGGCAAGCCCAAAGGCGAAGTCGTTCCAGAGCTGTCCTTGGGGTCGGTGGCAAACCGGATCGGGGAACTTCTTGGGGTATGCGTCCCCCTAATTCCGGGCAGGATCGGTGACCAGGCCGTAAAGATGGCTGCGTCCCTTCAGCCTGGTCAAGTCATCATGCTTGACAATCTCCGTTTCAACCCGGAGGAAACCGGCAAGACTCCTGAAGCCCGGGAGAATTTCGGAAAATTGCTCGCATCCCTGGCAGACATCTACGTCAATGACGCTTTTGGTGTGGCCCATCGAGAAAACGCCTCGGTTGTGGATGTTCCAAAATATGCAAAAGTCTGCTGTGCAGGGTTCCTTCTCAAGCGCGAATATGAATTTCTCGGTAAAGCTCTTAAGGCCCCCAAGCGTCCCTATGTCTGCGTTTCCGGCGGCGCAAAGGTTTCCAGCAAGTTGGGAATATTGAACAACTTGCTCGGCAAGGTGGATGATATCATCATCGGCGGAGCCATGGCCAACACATTTCTGTTGGCCATGGGGTATGAAGTAGGCCAGTCATTGGTGGAGCGTGATTTAGTGGATGATGCCAAGGCCATCATGGCCAAGGCCGAATCCATGGGGTCTGCCTTGCACCTTCCCGTTGATTTCCGCTACGCAAAGACCCATAAGGCAAAAAAGGCTGAGGGTATCTGTTCCGCCAAAGCCATCCCTTCTGATGCGTTGGTGCTGGATATCGGTCCCGAGACCACACAGAACTTTATCTCCATACTGAAAAAAGCAAAGACCGTGGTATGGAACGGCCCCATGGGGTTGTTCGAGACAACGGCCTTTGCAAAAGGGTCGCTGGCGGTCTGTGAAGCCATAGCCGACCTGGAAGACGCCCTGACCATTGTTGGCGGCGGTGATACAGATGCTGTGGTTCATCTGCTTCATTTAGCTGATAAATTTAGTTTTATCTCTACAGGTGGAGGCTCTTTCCTGGAATTTCTCGAAGGCAAGGAGCTGCCTGCATTTAAAGCTTTAAAGGAGTGCTCGAACAAATGA
- a CDS encoding tetratricopeptide repeat protein gives MKSRLVLSLMIGCLIITGITPVFAAEKQTFQDWLEHYSAWDRLEQEFAQETTADTPEAVLKRAQVYLNLNSPEKALEIIEMTPAFEGSLEAERLWMGGQAHRSLGDLTKAVLWFTQATKFMANDNEIRAKFKSEPNLDTIWHDVWLKMYWSYMANYTLSRNSQKEALNMVMTAGRKVWDNNFWKTANYQLNPVAQEQSPEPMAVTSLAAPISIEDTKLIAQAMASVSLEKFEEASGFISQITQEPGRSFWSSILAFLEQGNLPENLEVFIQGNYLKAHAFWAGNILAPYSKSRSQWFLGNPDSAPWTKFRNNLLTMPYVEAEKAINNELGSMLISEQTASLLNNFKLALSLSNGNFVLSATTWNNINKQSLPICLRLAGILAFKDNLNKVLPEKPAEAYALYPILSALSAAAGQTFHDKTEAPFWTAAPAEQLQTLSEQYPLDRLLLLAYWQQHFTKAPSTDMAKRAAFVFDDSSFGIQGLLYLADDAVKAKRLQLGAFYLNTIDESTLPSNLKISWLDIKTRLELDSGRQSAALETYKEMTETGEPIPVMTRLRMALLYQQRKEYQAAQDELLTMWKSSASMTTTLQAETLFWLGEGEHAMRNTDKALDYYLRLAWQYPQENIWALTAMYRASLIYEKRGKYETAKKLLGTVVRNAARPEQREAAKARIDAIDKKMGKENIDATDNALVYPF, from the coding sequence ATGAAATCAAGACTGGTGCTCTCACTCATGATCGGCTGCCTGATTATAACCGGGATAACTCCCGTATTTGCTGCAGAAAAACAAACTTTCCAAGACTGGCTTGAGCACTATAGTGCCTGGGATCGCCTTGAACAAGAGTTCGCCCAGGAAACCACTGCCGACACCCCTGAAGCTGTCCTCAAGCGTGCCCAAGTCTATTTGAACTTGAATTCTCCTGAAAAAGCGCTTGAAATCATTGAAATGACGCCCGCTTTTGAAGGTTCGCTTGAAGCGGAACGTCTGTGGATGGGCGGACAGGCGCATCGCAGCCTTGGTGATCTGACAAAAGCTGTCCTGTGGTTCACCCAAGCGACTAAATTCATGGCCAATGACAATGAGATCAGGGCCAAATTCAAATCTGAACCGAATCTCGATACCATATGGCACGATGTCTGGCTCAAGATGTACTGGTCCTACATGGCCAATTACACCCTATCCAGGAATTCTCAAAAAGAAGCCTTGAATATGGTCATGACCGCCGGGCGCAAGGTCTGGGATAACAACTTCTGGAAAACGGCCAATTATCAGTTGAATCCGGTCGCTCAGGAGCAATCTCCCGAGCCAATGGCTGTCACATCCCTGGCCGCTCCGATTTCGATCGAGGATACCAAACTGATCGCACAAGCCATGGCCTCTGTTTCACTGGAAAAATTTGAAGAAGCCTCTGGTTTTATTTCCCAAATAACCCAAGAGCCTGGCCGCTCTTTCTGGTCTTCCATCCTTGCTTTTCTGGAACAAGGCAACCTCCCGGAAAACCTTGAAGTCTTTATTCAGGGAAACTACCTCAAAGCGCATGCTTTCTGGGCAGGAAACATTCTGGCCCCCTACTCCAAGTCACGCAGCCAGTGGTTCCTGGGAAATCCCGACTCTGCACCATGGACAAAATTCAGGAACAACCTCCTGACCATGCCTTACGTTGAAGCTGAAAAAGCCATCAACAACGAACTTGGATCCATGCTTATCTCTGAACAGACTGCAAGCCTTCTGAACAACTTCAAATTGGCTCTTTCTCTCTCCAACGGCAATTTTGTTCTATCCGCAACAACCTGGAATAACATCAATAAACAATCGCTTCCAATATGCCTTAGGTTGGCGGGCATACTGGCCTTCAAGGACAACTTGAACAAAGTCCTGCCGGAAAAACCGGCCGAAGCATACGCCCTGTACCCGATACTGTCCGCTCTTTCCGCTGCTGCCGGTCAAACCTTCCATGATAAAACCGAAGCCCCATTCTGGACCGCCGCACCTGCCGAGCAATTGCAGACCTTGTCGGAACAATACCCTCTTGACCGCCTGTTGCTCCTTGCCTATTGGCAGCAACATTTCACAAAGGCACCGTCCACGGACATGGCCAAACGGGCAGCCTTCGTGTTTGACGATTCCTCGTTCGGCATTCAAGGACTGCTCTACCTGGCCGATGACGCCGTAAAGGCAAAGAGGCTTCAATTGGGGGCCTTTTATTTGAATACAATCGACGAGTCCACCCTCCCCTCCAATCTGAAAATATCCTGGCTGGATATCAAGACCCGCCTGGAGCTGGATTCCGGTCGGCAGTCTGCCGCTCTGGAAACTTATAAGGAAATGACCGAAACCGGCGAACCCATTCCCGTAATGACCCGGTTGCGCATGGCGCTCCTTTATCAGCAACGCAAGGAATATCAGGCTGCACAGGATGAGCTGCTGACGATGTGGAAATCAAGCGCATCCATGACGACAACGCTCCAGGCCGAAACACTGTTCTGGCTCGGCGAGGGCGAACACGCCATGCGGAACACTGACAAGGCGCTTGATTACTACCTGAGGCTGGCCTGGCAGTATCCCCAAGAGAATATCTGGGCTTTGACGGCCATGTACCGTGCCTCCTTGATTTATGAAAAACGGGGAAAATACGAGACTGCCAAAAAGCTGCTCGGCACGGTCGTGCGCAATGCCGCCCGGCCTGAACAGCGCGAGGCTGCCAAGGCGCGCATAGACGCCATCGACAAAAAGATGGGCAAGGAAAACATCGATGCTACCGACAACGCTCTGGTCTATCCATTCTAG
- a CDS encoding LysE family transporter — translation MTIGLILGLSAGCSPGPLLTLVIAETLRHGAGAGMKMAISPLFSDLPIILAVLFLLDQLSGLDNILGWISILGGILIVYMGYENMRTRPVCVDYSQAASVPLFKGILVNMFSPHPYLFWVSVGAPIIHKAMSRSVWAFVGFICCFYMSLVGSKIILALIVGRSRSFITGKSYIWIMRVLGMTLCLLALILVEDGFKRLGWMP, via the coding sequence ATGACAATCGGATTGATCCTTGGACTGTCTGCGGGCTGCTCTCCAGGGCCGCTGCTGACCCTGGTCATAGCCGAAACCCTGAGGCATGGAGCTGGGGCGGGCATGAAGATGGCCATATCCCCGCTTTTCTCGGACCTTCCGATCATCCTGGCCGTGCTTTTCCTGCTCGATCAACTCTCCGGTTTAGACAATATTCTCGGCTGGATATCGATACTGGGCGGAATACTCATTGTGTATATGGGGTATGAAAACATGCGGACACGGCCAGTTTGCGTAGATTATTCACAGGCAGCGTCAGTCCCATTGTTCAAGGGAATTCTTGTGAACATGTTCAGCCCCCATCCGTACCTCTTCTGGGTAAGCGTGGGGGCTCCGATCATTCACAAGGCCATGAGCCGGAGTGTATGGGCTTTTGTGGGGTTCATCTGTTGTTTCTACATGAGTTTGGTAGGATCAAAGATTATTTTGGCCCTTATCGTGGGCAGATCAAGGTCATTCATCACAGGGAAGTCATATATATGGATAATGCGCGTTCTCGGGATGACCCTGTGCCTGTTGGCCCTGATCCTGGTTGAGGACGGGTTCAAACGTTTGGGATGGATGCCGTGA
- the tpiA gene encoding triose-phosphate isomerase, with translation MKKLMAANWKMFKTWEDAKSTAEDLVALAASKLPKDREVLIFPPFTVLKGVGDVLKSVEGFSAGGQDYYTEEEGAFTGEISPKMLLDVGATYGLTGHSERRHVLGEDDEYIGRKTAYGLEAGLKVVLCIGEKIDERKAGKVEEVLERQLRLGLKNVPVDIAPERLSVAYEPVWAIGTGEVAGPEEIEDAHAFTRKILVSIFGDNGNEIRVLYGGSVKPGNCADIIALDNVDGVLVGGASLQSESFSQIVLA, from the coding sequence ATGAAGAAACTCATGGCTGCCAACTGGAAGATGTTCAAAACCTGGGAAGACGCCAAGTCCACTGCTGAGGATCTGGTTGCTCTGGCTGCGTCCAAACTGCCGAAAGACAGAGAGGTCCTTATTTTCCCCCCCTTTACGGTTCTCAAAGGAGTGGGGGATGTCCTGAAGTCTGTGGAAGGATTCTCTGCGGGCGGTCAAGACTACTATACCGAGGAAGAGGGTGCATTTACAGGTGAAATCTCTCCCAAGATGCTTTTGGACGTTGGGGCGACATATGGACTGACGGGACATTCCGAGCGTCGGCATGTGTTGGGTGAGGATGATGAGTATATCGGGCGCAAGACCGCTTATGGTCTGGAAGCCGGGTTGAAGGTCGTGCTGTGCATCGGAGAGAAGATCGATGAGAGAAAGGCAGGGAAGGTAGAAGAGGTGCTCGAGCGTCAGCTTCGCTTGGGTTTGAAAAACGTGCCTGTTGATATAGCACCCGAAAGGTTGAGCGTTGCCTATGAACCGGTTTGGGCCATCGGGACCGGCGAGGTGGCGGGACCAGAGGAAATTGAGGATGCCCACGCCTTTACCCGGAAAATTCTTGTCTCCATCTTTGGTGATAATGGTAATGAAATCAGGGTATTGTATGGAGGAAGCGTCAAGCCGGGCAATTGTGCCGACATTATTGCGCTTGACAACGTTGACGGAGTATTGGTAGGAGGCGCGAGCTTGCAGAGCGAAAGTTTCAGTCAGATCGTATTGGCCTGA